A single region of the Musa acuminata AAA Group cultivar baxijiao chromosome BXJ1-11, Cavendish_Baxijiao_AAA, whole genome shotgun sequence genome encodes:
- the LOC135597201 gene encoding phospholipase A1 PLIP2, chloroplastic-like has translation MAFDRESFSRLLRRVTLAEARLFGKMAYLCSLAYITPNIKPKGLLKRYALRFVTSSFDQRGKSSASDKKQTPVQDQELEEISQAEGSNETRQNSSERKENGTGINDFVAYRIAASAASYLQSKTLGILPFNSAKSETNKDPTEESGENEEKGTIKSLKEMSFVATTNSVTAVVAGKEEMKDAVAKDLNSAKNSPCEWYICDDDSSSTRYFVIQGSESLASWQANLLFEPIQFEGLDVLVHRGIYEVAKGMYQQMLPEIKAHLESHGDSATLRFTGHSLGGSLALLLNLMLIIRGEAPASSLLPVITFGSPSIMCGGDSLLHKLGLTRSHVQAITMHRDIVPRAFSCHYPDHVAKILKAVNHNFRRHPCLMKQKLLYAPMGRLLILQPEDEFSPHHHLLPPGSGLYIFGNSSTDSDDSERLLQAARSAFINSPHPLEILSDRTAYGSEGAVSRDHDMRSYLTSVRAVIRHELILIRKVKRERCRRKVWWPLLIAVGSDTTKRHSGFSSFFLGERNQ, from the exons CCAAAAGGCCTCCTTAAGCGCTATGCTTTGCGGTTCGTTACCTCTTCATTTGATCAAAGAGGGAAGTCTTCAGCTTCTGATAAAAAGCAGACTCCAGTTCAGGATCAAGAACTCGAGGAGATCAGTCAAGCAGAAGGGAGCAATGAAACGAGGCAAAATAGTAGTGAAAGGAAGGAAAATGGTACTGGTATAAATGATTTTGTGGCTTATCGAATTGCAGCTTCTGCTGCCTCCTACTTGCAGTCCAAGACACTGGGCATTCTTCCCTTCAATTCTGCTAAATCGGAAACGAACAAGGATCCAACTGAGGAAAGtggagaaaatgaagaaaaaggtACAATTAAGAGTCTCAAGGAGATGTCCTTTGTGGCCACTACAAATTCAGTAACCGCCGTGGTTGCTGGGAAGGAAGAGATGAAAGATGCCGTTGCAAAGGACTTGAACTCGGCGAAGAATTCACCTTGTGAATGGTACATATGCGACGACGACAGCAGCAGTACCAGATATTTTGTCATTCAA GGTTCTGAATCGCTGGCTTCTTGGCAAGCAAATCTCCTATTTGAACCTATCCAATTTGAG GGTCTAGATGTGCTTGTACACCGGGGAATCTATGAAGTTGCTAAGGGAATGTATCAACAGATGTTGCCCGAGATCAAAGCTCACTTGGAGTCTCAtggtgactctgcaactctgcgcTTCACTGGCCATTCTCTTGGTGGAAGCCTTGCGCTGCTTCTAAACCTCATGTTAATCATACGTGGAGAAGCACCTGCTTCGTCCTTACTGCCCGTTATAACATTCGGTTCACCATCTATCATGTGTGGAGGTGATTCTTTGCTTCACAAATTGGGTTTGACTAGAAGTCATGTCCAAGCTATAACAATGCATAGAGATATTGTTCCTCGAGCCTTTTCTTGCCACTATCCTGATCATGTTGCTAAGATTCTAAAGGCGGTGAACCACAACTTCCGCAGGCATCCATGTCTAATGAAACAG AAACTGTTGTATGCTCCTATGGGAAGACTATTGATCTTACAACCTGAAGATGAGTTTTCACCGCACCATCACCTTCTTCCACCAGGCAGTGGTCTCTACATCTTTGGCAATTCATCAACGGATTCAGATGACTCTGAAAGGCTACTGCAGGCTGCACGGTCAGCGTTCATCAACTCTCCCCATCCTCTCGAGATTCTCAGTGATCGCACCGCATATGGCTCTGAAGGGGCGGTGTCTAGAGACCATGACATGCGTTCCTACTTGACGTCTGTCCGTGCGGTGATCCGCCATGAATTAATCCTTATCAGAAAGGTGAAGAGGGAGCGATGCCGCCGCAAGGTCTGGTGGCCTCTTTTGATCGCAGTGGGTTCCGACACCACTAAACGGCATTCCGGCTTTAGCAGCTTTTTCCTAGGGGAAAGGAATCAATGA
- the LOC135596593 gene encoding AP2-like ethylene-responsive transcription factor AIL7 isoform X2, producing the protein MLRVTLQSEGEERGLETGHNWISYGLPPMEMLLRPCGFDLQASSDNDCAVAYNYQYFLPPPPAPASTELKLEDLLGGDSGAHCSETLTVDGQDTSSVSTVLIQDLRAVDDSSSAPSTGLENTLVPPPQPPAAGHRTSVYRGVTRHRWTGRYEAHLWDNTCKREGQKRKGRQVYLGGYDREEKAARAYDLAALKYWGPTATTNFPVSCYSREIEEMKCMTKQEFIASIRRKSSGFSRGASIYRGVTRHHQHGRWQARIGRVAGNKDLYLGTFATEEEAAEAYDVAAIKFRGANAVTNFELSRYDVEAIANTELPIGASAKRIKQSLQSDQDQLPLDKSDKGQHLNFVPATLFHNLMQFHGPSGFSPCLSYCSFIENDFDECDQNNFLLAAKDQHKNQYHNQQDLGSGILQLTHLPSQ; encoded by the exons ATGTTAAGAGTTACTCTGCAGAGCGAGGGGGAAGAGAGAGGATTAGAGACAGGCCACAACTGGATCTCCTACGGGCTGCCGCCGATGGAGATGCTTCTTCGCCCCTGCGGATTCGATCTGCAGGCCTCCTCCGATAACGACTGCGCCGTCGCCTACAACTACCAGTACTTCCTCCCTCCGCCTCCCGCGCCTGCGTCTACGGAGCTGAAGCTGGAGGATCTCCTCGGCGGGGACAGCGGCGCGCATTGCTCTGAGACCCTGACCGTCGACGGCCAGGACACGTCGTCCGTCAGCACCGTCCTCATCCAGGATCTCCGCGCGGTCGACGACTCCTCGTCGGCGCCATCTACGGGGCTGGAGAATacgctggtgccgccgccgcAGCCGCCGGCAGCTGGTCACAGGACGTCGGTGTACAGAGGAGTGACCAG GCACAGGTGGACCGGAAGGTATGAGGCGCACTTGTGGGATAACACGTGCAAGAGGGAGGGCCAGAAGCGCAAGGGGCGCCAAG TGTATTTGG GTGGATACGACAGAGAAGAAAAAGCAGCAAGGGCTTATGATCTTGCAGCTTTAAAGTATTGGGGTCCTACTGCCACAACCAACTTCCCG GTAAGCTGTTATAGTAGGGAGATTGAGGAGATGAAGTGCATGACTAAGCAAGAGTTTATTGCATCAATAAGAAG AAAAAGCAGTGGATTCTCTAGGGGTGCTTCCATCTACAGAGGGGTGACAAG GCATCATCAACATGGTCGGTGGCAGGCAAGGATAGGCCGTGTTGCAGGCAACAAGGATCTTTACCTCGGAACATTTG CAACCGAGGAAGAAGCAGCTGAAGCATATGACGTAGCGGCGATCAAGTTTCGCGGTGCAAATGCTGTTACCAACTTTGAGCTCAGCAGATATGATGTGGAAGCTATCGCAAACACCGAGCTACCGATCGGAGCATCAGCTAAACGAATCAAACAGTCCCTCCAATCTGACCAAGATCAACTCCCTCTTGACAAATCAGACAAAGGACAGCATCTCAACTTTGTGCCAGCAACTCTCTTCCACAACCTTATGCAGTTTCATGGTCCTTCTGGCTTCTCGCCTTGTCTGTCCTACTGCAGTTTCATAGAGAATGACTTCGATGAATGCGATCAAAACAATTTTCTCTTGGCGGCCAAAGATCAACACAAAAACCAATATCACAATCAGCAAGATTTGGGGAGTGGCATCCTCCAATTGACACACCTTCCATCTCAGTGA
- the LOC103971278 gene encoding calvin cycle protein CP12-1, chloroplastic-like: MATVLAGISISIPRVLVSTKAELPKPPLSRTRLLPWTSGHRVNSRRAGLVASAPSTPPNISEKVAESIKNAEATCAEDAASGECAAAWDEVEELSAAASHARDKLKVDDPLESFCKDSPDNEECRTYED; the protein is encoded by the coding sequence ATGGCAACGGTATTGGCTGGCATCAGCATCTCCATCCCAAGAGTCCTCGTCTCCACGAAGGCAGAGCTCCCCAAGCCGCCATTGTCCCGCACGAGGCTCCTCCCATGGACCAGCGGCCACCGAGTGAACTCCCGCCGTGCGGGTCTCGTCGCCAGCGCGCCCTCGACGCCACCCAACATCTCGGAGAAGGTGGCGGAAAGCATAAAGAACGCAGAGGCGACGTGCGCGGAAGATGCCGCCAGCGGAGAGTGCGCCGCGGCGTGGGATGAGGTCGAGGAGCTGAGCGCGGCGGCCAGCCACGCCAGGGACAAGCTCAAGGTCGACGACCCCCTCGAGAGCTTCTGCAAGGACAGCCCTGATAACGAGGAGTGCCGCACCTACGAggattag
- the LOC103971279 gene encoding beta-carotene isomerase D27, chloroplastic, with amino-acid sequence MREDFQQRYGYTGNFMSSIFRKQKGSAGSVGYRMFVSNPMNALLVSVSPSLSLSSPPPLPRHERVHGIPRFRILCSPAGSQRIDMPKSEYKPGPFDALLLQFFRKKMVQEVGWDSEKPGYVGLIEVANHLMIKGKTISETERSAVRVLVSLFPPLLLDLFKMLIAPINGGKVASMMLARATAMLCQWLMGPCSVNSVDLADGSSCSSGVFVERCKYLEESKCLGVCVNTCKLPTQTFFRDYMGVPLYMEPNFSDYSCQFNFGVPPPPPASDKALQEPCLAICPNASRRRELSGREIEQCPKV; translated from the exons ATGAGAGAGGATTTCCAACAAAGGTATGGGTACACTGGTAATTTCATGTCGTCGATTTTTCGCAAACAAAAAGGGTCCGCTGGTTCCGTTGGCTACCGGATGTTCGTCTCCAATCCAATGAATGCTCTGTTGGTGTCcgtctctccttctctctccctctcctcgccACCGCCTCTTCCTCGCCATGAACGGGTCCACGGAATCCCTAGATTCCGGATTCTATGTTCTCCAGCTGGTTCTCAGCGG ATTGACATGCCCAAGTCCGAGTACAAGCCCGGTCCCTTTGATGCTCTGCTCCTTCAGTTTTTCAGGAAGAAAATGGTGCAG GAGGTTGGATGGGATTCAGAGAAGCCTGGGTATGTTGGACTTATTGAAGTTGCAAATCATCTTATGATTAAGGGAAAAACCATCTCAGAGACTGAGCGATCAGCG GTTCGGGTTCTTGTATCTTTGTTTCCCCCACTCTTGCTTGATCTGTTTAAGATGCTTATAGCACCAATTAATGGTGGGAAAGTAGCTTCCATGATGCTTG CAAGAGCAACTGCAATGTTATGTCAATGGCTGATGGGCCCTTGTTCAGTTAATTCTGTTGATCTTGCTGATGGGTCCTCCTGCAGTAGTGGG GTCTTTGTGGAAAGATGCAAGTATCTTGAAGAAAGTAAATGTCTGGGAGTCTGTGTCAACACATGCAAACTACCAACACAG ACTTTCTTCAGAGACTATATGGGAGTCCCTCTATATATGGAGCCAAATTTTAGTGACTATAGCTGTCAG TTCAATTTTGGggttcctcctccaccacctgctAGTGATAAAGCCCTCCAAGAGCCTTGCTTGGCAATATGCCCGAATGCCAGCCGCCGCAGAGAGCTTAGTGGCAGAGAAATTGAGCAATGCCCCAAAGTGTAA
- the LOC135596593 gene encoding AP2-like ethylene-responsive transcription factor AIL7 isoform X1 translates to MLRVTLQSEGEERGLETGHNWISYGLPPMEMLLRPCGFDLQASSDNDCAVAYNYQYFLPPPPAPASTELKLEDLLGGDSGAHCSETLTVDGQDTSSVSTVLIQDLRAVDDSSSAPSTGLENTLVPPPQPPAAGHRTSVYRGVTRHRWTGRYEAHLWDNTCKREGQKRKGRQVYLGGYDREEKAARAYDLAALKYWGPTATTNFPVSCYSREIEEMKCMTKQEFIASIRRKSSGFSRGASIYRGVTRHHQHGRWQARIGRVAGNKDLYLGTFDSSIATEEEAAEAYDVAAIKFRGANAVTNFELSRYDVEAIANTELPIGASAKRIKQSLQSDQDQLPLDKSDKGQHLNFVPATLFHNLMQFHGPSGFSPCLSYCSFIENDFDECDQNNFLLAAKDQHKNQYHNQQDLGSGILQLTHLPSQ, encoded by the exons ATGTTAAGAGTTACTCTGCAGAGCGAGGGGGAAGAGAGAGGATTAGAGACAGGCCACAACTGGATCTCCTACGGGCTGCCGCCGATGGAGATGCTTCTTCGCCCCTGCGGATTCGATCTGCAGGCCTCCTCCGATAACGACTGCGCCGTCGCCTACAACTACCAGTACTTCCTCCCTCCGCCTCCCGCGCCTGCGTCTACGGAGCTGAAGCTGGAGGATCTCCTCGGCGGGGACAGCGGCGCGCATTGCTCTGAGACCCTGACCGTCGACGGCCAGGACACGTCGTCCGTCAGCACCGTCCTCATCCAGGATCTCCGCGCGGTCGACGACTCCTCGTCGGCGCCATCTACGGGGCTGGAGAATacgctggtgccgccgccgcAGCCGCCGGCAGCTGGTCACAGGACGTCGGTGTACAGAGGAGTGACCAG GCACAGGTGGACCGGAAGGTATGAGGCGCACTTGTGGGATAACACGTGCAAGAGGGAGGGCCAGAAGCGCAAGGGGCGCCAAG TGTATTTGG GTGGATACGACAGAGAAGAAAAAGCAGCAAGGGCTTATGATCTTGCAGCTTTAAAGTATTGGGGTCCTACTGCCACAACCAACTTCCCG GTAAGCTGTTATAGTAGGGAGATTGAGGAGATGAAGTGCATGACTAAGCAAGAGTTTATTGCATCAATAAGAAG AAAAAGCAGTGGATTCTCTAGGGGTGCTTCCATCTACAGAGGGGTGACAAG GCATCATCAACATGGTCGGTGGCAGGCAAGGATAGGCCGTGTTGCAGGCAACAAGGATCTTTACCTCGGAACATTTG ATTCGTCGATAGCAACCGAGGAAGAAGCAGCTGAAGCATATGACGTAGCGGCGATCAAGTTTCGCGGTGCAAATGCTGTTACCAACTTTGAGCTCAGCAGATATGATGTGGAAGCTATCGCAAACACCGAGCTACCGATCGGAGCATCAGCTAAACGAATCAAACAGTCCCTCCAATCTGACCAAGATCAACTCCCTCTTGACAAATCAGACAAAGGACAGCATCTCAACTTTGTGCCAGCAACTCTCTTCCACAACCTTATGCAGTTTCATGGTCCTTCTGGCTTCTCGCCTTGTCTGTCCTACTGCAGTTTCATAGAGAATGACTTCGATGAATGCGATCAAAACAATTTTCTCTTGGCGGCCAAAGATCAACACAAAAACCAATATCACAATCAGCAAGATTTGGGGAGTGGCATCCTCCAATTGACACACCTTCCATCTCAGTGA